One Pseudomonas brassicacearum genomic region harbors:
- a CDS encoding LysR substrate-binding domain-containing protein: MNLESKWLEDFSALAATRSFSQAAERRFVTQPAFSRRIRSLEAALGLTLVNRSRTPIELTAAGQLFLVTARTVVEQLGEVLRHLHHLEGGQGEVIQVAAAHSLALGFFPRWIAQLRNEGMNIATRLVATNVGDAVHALREGGCDLMLAFYDPDSAMQMDPEIFPSLHLGQTEMLPVCAADAEGKPLFDPEGEASVPLLAYSAGAFLGRSVNQLLRQRALRFTTVYETAMADSLKSMALEGLGIAWVPHLSVRAELARGELVICGGPQWHVPLEIRLYRCALVRKANVRLLWRKLEGGAAQGATGS; this comes from the coding sequence ATGAATCTTGAAAGCAAATGGCTCGAGGACTTCAGTGCCCTGGCCGCGACGCGCAGTTTCTCCCAGGCGGCCGAACGGCGCTTCGTGACGCAGCCGGCTTTCAGTCGGCGAATCCGCAGCCTCGAGGCGGCGCTCGGGCTGACCCTGGTCAACCGCTCCCGTACACCGATCGAACTGACGGCGGCGGGGCAGCTGTTTTTGGTAACGGCGCGCACGGTGGTCGAGCAACTGGGCGAAGTGCTGCGTCATTTGCATCATCTGGAGGGCGGGCAGGGCGAAGTCATCCAGGTGGCGGCGGCCCATTCCCTGGCGCTGGGCTTCTTTCCGCGCTGGATTGCGCAGTTGCGCAACGAAGGGATGAACATCGCCACGCGGCTGGTGGCGACCAACGTCGGCGATGCGGTCCATGCATTGCGCGAAGGCGGCTGCGACCTGATGCTGGCCTTCTACGATCCGGACTCGGCGATGCAGATGGACCCGGAGATCTTTCCGTCACTGCACCTGGGCCAGACCGAAATGCTCCCGGTGTGCGCGGCCGATGCTGAGGGCAAGCCGCTGTTCGACCCGGAAGGCGAGGCCAGCGTACCGCTGCTGGCCTACAGCGCCGGCGCGTTTCTCGGTCGCTCGGTCAACCAGTTGTTGCGCCAGCGGGCGTTGCGTTTCACCACGGTCTACGAGACCGCCATGGCCGACAGCCTGAAAAGCATGGCCCTGGAAGGCCTGGGCATCGCCTGGGTGCCGCACCTGAGCGTACGCGCTGAATTGGCCCGGGGCGAACTGGTGATCTGCGGCGGCCCGCAATGGCACGTCCCCCTGGAAATCCGCCTGTACCGCTGCGCCCTGGTGCGCAAGGCCAATGTGCGGTTGTTGTGGCGCAAGCTCGAAGGCGGTGCGGCGCAGGGCGCCACCGGATCCTGA